A region of Vigna radiata var. radiata cultivar VC1973A chromosome 6, Vradiata_ver6, whole genome shotgun sequence DNA encodes the following proteins:
- the LOC106762907 gene encoding protein NPGR1, protein MLCACSGEQFKFEEAPQSPESLATRDFSASGLSSRTGDWESKFDETQVEEAESTLKETLSLNYEEARALLGRLEYQRGNFDAALQVFEGIDIRVLAPRMIRAIAERTKQRKPRSKVDNVLPNVMSMHSVSLLLEAILLKSKSLEELGRYTEAAKECRIIVDTVESALPKGMPEGIGEDCKLQEMFHKALELLPNLWIKSGFLEEAVTAYRRALIKPWNLEPWRLARVQKDLATTLLYGGAEVNIPSQLQVNGLTTPMSGTEEAILLLLILSGKMALQEIDWDPEIMDHLTFSLSVTGMFESLADNVEKILPGVYDRAERWHFLALCYSAAGQNEVALNLLRKACGSSEAKHRPYFPSFLFAAKLCSLCPNHAHEGIKFSQEVIDLAKHQNEHFLGEGLKFMGTCQGAAARVSVLDSERIIFQRESLYFLNDAVALNGNNDPEVILSLGLENAIQRNLNTAYDNLMIYSDMMAGSSKRGWQLLALIVSAEQRFKDAETIVDFALDEAGSIDQLELLRLKAILQITQQQPKKAVETYRILLAVIESQKEHWLQAKAFRHEALKQQKLEMEVWQDLATIYVDLCSFLDAKACVDKAQLIEFFSPRSWHITGLLFESRTLHKEALASFLVSLSIEPDYIPSIISAAKLMLKLGMQSLPIARSFLMNALRLDPTNHEAWFNLGLVSKMEGSLQQAADCFQAAYELKLSAPVQEFE, encoded by the exons ATGTTGTGTGCTTGTTCGGGGGAGCAATTCAAGTTTGAAGAGGCACCACAGTCACCTGAGTCCTTGGCAACAAGGGATTTCTCTGCAAGTGGTCTTTCTTCAAGGACTGGGGATTGGGAATCCAAATTTGATGAGACGCAAGTTGAAGAAGCTGAATCTACTCTAAAAGAAACACTTTCATTAAACTATGAG GAAGCTCGGGCTTTGCTGGGGAGGCTTGAATACCAAAGAGGGAACTTTGATGCTGCCCTTCAAGTTTTTGAAGGTATAGACATAAGGGTTTTGGCCCCAAGGATGATCAGGGCAATAGCTGAAAGAACCAAGCAAAGAAAACCACGGTCAAAGGTGGATAATGTGCTTCCTAATGTAATGTCAATGCATTCAGTAAGCTTGCTTCTAGAGGCAATTTTGCTTAAATCCAAATCCTTAGAAGAACTTGGAAGATACACCG AGGCTGCGAAAGAGTGCAGAATTATTGTGGATACAGTAGAATCTGCTCTTCCAAAAGGAATGCCTGAGGGTATTGGTGAAGATTGTAAGCTGCAAGAAATGTTCCACAAAGCATTGGAGTTGCTTCCAAATCTATGGATCAAATCTGGTTTTCTAGAAGAAGCTGTCACTGCTTATCGGAGGGCTCTAATCAAGCCATGGAACTTGGAGCCGTGGAGATTGGCCAGGGTACAAAAAGATTTGGCTACCACACTACTCTATGGTGGTGCTGAAGTAAACATACCCTCTCAGCTGCAAGTGAATGGTTTAACAACACCTATGAGTGGTACTGAAGAAGCCATACTTTTGCTGTTAATACTCTCGGGAAAGATGGCACTTCAAGAAATAGACTGGGACCCTGAAATAATGGATCATCTTACATTTTCTCTTTCAGTTACTGGAATGTTTGAATCATTGGCAGATAACGTAGAGAAGATCCTTCCGGGGGTTTATGATCGGGCAGAGAGGTGGCACTTTCTTGCTCTTTGTTACAGTGCAGCAGGACAGAATGAAGTGGCCTTGAACCTTTTGAGAAAAGCTTGTGGTAGTTCTGAAGCCAAGCATAGACCctattttccttcatttttgtTTGCTGCAAAGCTGTGTTCTTTATGTCCAAACCATGCTCATGAAGGCATCAAGTTTTCACAGGAAGTTATAGATCTAGCCAAGCATCAAAATGAGCATTTTCTGGGTGAGGGCCTAAAATTTATGGGCACTTGCCAAGGGGCTGCTGCTAGAGTATCTGTACTAGATTCTGAAAGAATTATATTCCAAAGAGAGTCTTTGTACTTTCTAAATGATGCTGTCGCTCTAAATGGAAATAATGATCCAGAAGTGATACTCAGCCTTGGATTGGAAAATGCAATccaaagaaatttaaatacaGCATATGACAATTTAATGATATACTCTGACATGATGGCTGGCAGCTCAAAAAGAGGTTGGCAGTTGTTAGCACTCATAGTATCAGCGGAACAGAGGTTTAAGGATGCAGAAACTATAGTTGATTTTGCTTTAGATGAGGCTGGTAGTATAGACCAGTTAGAACTATTGAGACTGAAAGCTATTCTTCAAATTACACAGCAGCAACCCAAGAAAGCAGTAGAGACCTACAGAATCTTGCTAGCAGTAATTGAATCACAAAAGGAGCATTGGCTTCAGGCTAAGGCATTCAGGCATGAG GCATTAAAACAACAGAAGTTGGAAATGGAAGTCTGGCAAGATTTGGCCACCATTTATGTAGATCTTTGCTCCTTTCTAGATGCAAAAGCTTGTGTTGACAAGGCTCAGTTGATAGAATTTTTTTCTCCAAGAAGTTGGCATATTACTG GGTTGTTGTTTGAATCTCGGACATTGCATAAGGAGGCCTTAGCTTCCTTCTTAGTCTCATTGTCAATAGAACCGGATTACATTCCCAGTATCATTTCAGCTGCAAAATTAATGCTTAAACTTGGCATGCAATCACTCCCAATCGCAAGAAGCTTTTTAATGAATGCTTTGAGATTAGATCCTACAAACCATGAGGCATGGTTTAACCTTGGACTAGTTTCAAAAATGGAAGGTTCATTACAACAAGCAGCAGATTGCTTTCAAGCCGCATATGAGCTGAAGCTTTCAGCTCCAGTGCAAGAATTTGAGTGA